A DNA window from Fragaria vesca subsp. vesca linkage group LG3, FraVesHawaii_1.0, whole genome shotgun sequence contains the following coding sequences:
- the LOC101297921 gene encoding putative F-box/LRR-repeat protein At4g13960-like, with protein MNSKAKQQLRVQDRISGLPDELLWHMLSFLETKYAVRTCILSTRWKNIRASVPTMDFDQTSFHDPKKFWAFIDYVLLFRCSSNIKKFRLCLRGNGVAQSRFDALINTVIGLSVVELDLCAAYPCQFRNFDLPKSLVMCKTLTLRIRFTNYGHDTAGYSYFINCPKLEILDLVEEASSTYHWAQAKSVVKARIYLLQPYSTEQPSFQTALLAGACNVTDLCLSAHCFEVGYLPAYENLRQLKMVMIQDCFCGDLLTELLKRSPILESLVLEREVKDCLQKDSDHDKGSDDEEDSESEECCEHEEGCEHEEDSEHEEGSDHEDGSENEQRSDHEEGSEHQWNPPDCVPKCCLLHLKIVSIEASMGNGNELEVAKYLLKYGQVLNKMTICVNHLNVNEKEKIYKEILIVPRGSRTSIIEFI; from the exons ATGAATTCGAAAGCAAAGCAGCAGTTGAGAGTTCAAGATAGGATCAGTGGATTACCAGATGAACTTCTTTGGCACATGCTTTCGTTTCTTGAGACCAAATATGCTGTGAGAACCTGTATTCTGTCTACAAGATGGAAGAACATACGGGCATCTGTTCCTACTATGGACTTTGACCAGACAAGTTTTCATGACCCTAAGAAATTTTGGGCATTTATTGATTATGTACTTCTCTTCCGTTGCTCATCAAACATTAAAAAATTTCGGCTTTGTCTGAGGGGCAATGGTGTTGCCCAGTCTCGTTTTGATGCGTTGATCAACACTGTCATTGGGCTCAGTGTTGTTGAACTTGATCTATGTGCTGCATATCCATGTCAGTTTAGGAATTTTGATTTGCCTAAAAGCCTTGTCATGTGCAAAACCCTG ACGCTAAGAATACGTTTCACTAATTATGGTCATGATACTGCTGGCTACAGCTATTTCATCAATTGCCCAAAGCTTGAAATTCTTGATTTGGTAGAGGAGGCTTCCTCAACGTATCATTGGGCTCAAGCAAAATCCGTAGTCAAAGCCAGAATTTATCTACTTCAGCCTTATTCAACTGAACAGCCTAGTTTCCAGACTGCGCTTTTGGCAGGAGCATGCAATGTTACAGATTTATGTCTTTCTGCTCATTGTTTTGAG GTTGGCTATCTGCCTGCATATGAAAATTTGAGACAGTTGAAGATGGTGATGATTCAAGATTGCTTTTGCGGGGACTTGCTTACAGAGTTACTCAAAAGATCACCTATCCTGGAGTCTCTTGTCTTAGAACGTGAA GTCAAGGATTGTCTTCAAAAAGACTCTGATCACGACAAAGGGTCAGATGATGAAGAAGACTCCGAGAGTGAAGAGTGTTGTGAGCATGAAGAGGGCTGTGAGCACGAAGAAGACTCTGAGCATGAAGAGGGCTCAGACCACGAAGATGGGTCAGAGAATGAACAAAGGTCAGATCATGAAGAAGGGTCAGAGCATCAATGGAATCCTCCAGATTGTGTGCCTAAATGTTGTTTGTTACACCTGAAGATTGTCTCCATAGAGGCATCCATGGGAAACGGCAATGAGTTGGAAGTGGCAAAGTACTTGCTGAAGTATGGTCAAGTTTTGAATAAGATGACCATATGTGTGAACCATCTTAATGTGAATGAAAAAGAGAAGATTTATAAGGAGATTTTAATTGTTCCTAGGGGTTCAAGAACTAGCATAATTGAATTCATCTAG
- the LOC101313875 gene encoding F-box/FBD/LRR-repeat protein At1g16930-like: protein MDSECKRQALAEDRINVLPDALPSHILSCIDPKLTKCVVRTSILSKRWKNMWASVPNLYFNDQDFSSSAGFITFVDHALDIRDSSAIKKFDLSFTRFELCAEALSRIDDWISTAVKCHAEQLRLHVNTGFLCGCF, encoded by the exons ATGGATTCGGAGTGTAAGAGACAAGCATTAGCTGAAGATAGGATCAATGTGTTGCCAGATGCACTTCCCTCACACATACTTTCGTGCATTGATCCGAAATTGACAAAATGCGTTGTCAGGACCAGCATTTTGTCTAAAAGGTGGAAGAACATGTGGGCTTCTGTTCCCAATCTCTATTTCAATGATCAGGACTTCTCCTCCTCTGCTGGTTTTATAACCTTTGTGGATCATGCGCTTGATATTCGTGACTCATCAGCCATTAAAAAGTTTGATCTTTCCTTTACTCGGTTTGAGCTTTGTGCTGAAGCTTTGTCTCGTATTGACGATTGGATCAGCACTGCGGTTAAGTGTCATGCTGAGCAACTTCGTCTCCATGTCAATACAG GGTTCCTCTGTGGCTGCTTTTAA
- the LOC101311838 gene encoding ubiquitin carboxyl-terminal hydrolase 14-like, whose amino-acid sequence MLDPMDLLRSNLSRVRIPEPTNRIYKQECCVSFDTPRSEGGLFVDMNTFLAFGKDYIGWHYEKTGNPVYLHIKQNKVLVPEDRPLKKPTLMAIGIDGGFDNNEPEYEESHSIVVLPDYVTLPFPSVELPEKVRLAVDSILMAEGAEKKEQIAAWTADKKQTSAYAMNLQQVDNGTIVPSSGWKCSKCDKRDNLWMNLTDGTILCGRKNWDGTGGNNHAVEYYNDTGYPLAVKLGTITADLEGADVFSYPEDDSVVDPLLAQHLAFFGIDFSSLQKTEMTTAERELDQNTNFDWHRIQESGQEVEPIFGPGYTGLVNLGNSCYMAATMQVVFSTHSFYSGYYKNQSLKTAFEKAPADPTVDLNMQLTKLAHGLLSGKYSVPVSEEKDQTNAITPTTNVKQDGIPPRMFKAVIAASHPEFSSMRQQDALEFFLHFLDQVERAHGGRPEIDPARSFKFGIEDRIMCSSGKVAYNRRLDYILSLNIPLHEATNKEELAAFQKLKAEKASEGKEVSSDEIVRPRVPLEACLASFSSPEEIQDFYSTALKAKTTAVKSAGLTSFPDYLVLHMRKFVMEEGWVPKKLDVYIDVPDIIDISHMRSKGLQHGEELLPESVPGEEEEPTKPVADENIVTQLVSMGFNNLHCQKAAINTSNAGVEEAMNWLLSHMDDPDIDTPISQGGGQIVVDQSKVDMLISFGFQEDIARAALKASGGDIEKATDWIFNNPGASVSTDMDATTSETTPTAADLGLPDGGGRYRLIGIVSHIGTSTLCGHYVAHIFKDGRWVIFNDAKVGASVNPPKDMGYLYFFERLNS is encoded by the exons ATGCTTGACCCAATGGACCTGCTCCGATCCAACCTCTCCCGGGTTCGGATCCCGGAACCGACTAACCGCATCTACAAGCAAGAATGCTGCGTCTCTTTCGACACTCCG AGATCGGAAGGTGGTTTGTTCGTTGACATGAACACCTTTCTTGCTTTTGGGAAGGATTACATAGGATGGCACTATGAAAAGACTGGAAACCCAGTTTATCTGCATATAAAGCAAAACAAAGTGTTGGTTCCTGAAGATAGGCCTTTAAAGAAACCAACGCTCATGGCTATAG GTATTGATGGGGGATTTGACAATAATGAACCGGAATATGAAGAATCTCACAGTATTGTTGTGTTGCCTGATTATGTGACTCTACCATTTCCTTCTGTTGAGCTGCCAGAGAAG GTAAGATTGGCGGTTGATAGCATTTTAATGGCTGAGGGTGCAGAGAAGAAAGAACAAATAGCAGCATGGACAGCCGATAAGAAGCAAACGAGTGCATATGCAATGAATTTGCAACAGGTTGACAATGGTACCATCGTTCCTTCTTCTGGGTGGAAATGTTCCAAGTGTGATAAAAGAGACAATCTTTGGATGAATCTAACTGATGGAACGATCCTTTGTGGGAGAAAAAATTGGGATGGTACTGGTGGAAATAACCATGCTGTCGAGTACTATAACGATACAGGATATCCTCTTGCTGTAAAGCTAGGGACAATTACAGCTGATCTAGAAGGAGCAG ATGTTTTCTCTTATCCAGAGGATGATAGTGTTGTAGATCCACTTTTAGCACAACATCTGGCATTTTTTGGCATTGACTTCTCCTCATTACAGAAG ACGGAGATGACTACTGCTGAAAGAGAGCTTGACCAGAATACCAATTTTGACTGGCACCGTATTCAAGAAAGTGGACAGGAAGTCGAACCGATATTTGGACCTGGTTACACTGGCCTTGTCAATCTTGGAAATAG CTGTTACATGGCAGCAACCATGCAAGTAGTGTTCTCTACGCACTCTTTCTATTCCGG GTACTACAAAAATCAAAGTTTGAAAACAGCATTTGAGAAGGCGCCAGCTGACCCAACTGTAGATCTGAACATGCAGCT AACAAAGTTGGCACATGGTTTGCTATCTGGCAAATACTCTGTTCCTGTATCAGAG GAAAAAGATCAGACAAATGCTATTACCCCAACAACAAATGTG AAACAAGATGGGATACCTCCTCGTATGTTCAAGGCTGTTATAGCTGCCAGTCATCCTGAATTTTCTTCCATGAGACAACAG GATGCCTTGGAGTTCTTCTTGCACTTTCTTGACCAAGTTGAACGGGCTCATGGTGGGAGACCTGAAATTGATCCTGCGAGGAGTTTCAAGTTTGGTATTGAAGATCGTATTATGTGTTCATCTGGAAAAGTTGCGTACAATAGGAGACTGGACTACATTCTTTCCTTGAACATTCCGCTGCATGAAGCTACTAATAAAG AAGAGCTTGCAGCATTTCAGAAACTGAAAGCTGAAAAGGCTTCAGAAGGCAAGGAAGT ATCCAGTGATGAAATTGTACGTCCAAGGGTTCCCCTAGAAGCATGCCTTGCAAGCTTTTCGTCACCAGAGGAGATACAGGATTTCTACAGCACTGCCTTGAAGGCCAAGACAACAGCAGTAAA GAGTGCAGGTCTAACTTCATTCCCTGACTATTTGGTGTTGCATATGCGAAAATTCGTAATGGAGGAAGGCTGGGTGCCAAAAAAGCTTG ATGTCTATATAGATGTTCCTGATATCATAGATATTAGTCACATGCGCAGTAAGGGACTTCAACATGGAGAGGAGTTGCTACCAGAGAGCG TTCCTGGAGAAGAGGAGGAACCAACTAAGCCTGTGGCGGATGAGAATATTGTTACTCAGCTTGTTTCAATGGGATTTAATAATCTTCACTGTCAGAAAGCTGCCATTAATACCTCAAATGCTGGAGTAGAAGAGGCAATGAATTGGCTACTTTCTCACATGGATGATCCTG ATATAGACACACCTATCTCTCAAGGCGGAGGACAAATTGTGGTTGACCAATCAAAAGTGGATATGTTGATTTCATTTGGTTTTCAGGAAGATATTGCTCGGGCTGCATTGAAAGCATCG GGTGGTGACATTGAGAAAGCCACAGATTGGATATTCAACAATCCTGGTGCTTCTGTCTCAACTGATATGGATGCAACAACATCAGAGACAACACCTACTGCTGCTGATTTGGGGCTACCTGATGGAGGAGGAA GATATAGACTTATTGGAATTGTAAGCCATATTGGAACCTCTACACTATGTGGTCACTACGTTGCACACATCTTTAAAGATGGTAGATGGGTAATTTTCAATGATGCGAAGGTTGGGGCTTCCGTCAATCCTCCGAAGGACATGGGTTATCTTTATTTCTTTGAGAGACTAAACAGTTGA